The Kaustia mangrovi genome has a segment encoding these proteins:
- a CDS encoding single-stranded DNA-binding protein → MAGSVNKVILVGNLGADPEVRHTQDGRPIVNLRVATSETWRDKNSGERRERTEWHRVVIFSEGLCRIAEQYLKKGSKIYLEGQLQTRKWEDQSGQERYTTEVVLQGFNSTLTMLDGRGGGSDEGMGASRGGGDFGQSGPLDQQSSRGRSSFSEELDDEVPF, encoded by the coding sequence ATGGCGGGATCGGTCAACAAGGTCATTCTGGTCGGCAATCTGGGCGCCGACCCGGAGGTCCGGCACACGCAGGACGGCCGCCCCATCGTCAATCTGCGCGTGGCCACGTCGGAGACCTGGCGCGACAAGAACTCGGGCGAGCGGCGCGAGCGCACCGAATGGCATCGTGTGGTGATCTTCAGCGAGGGCCTTTGCCGGATTGCCGAGCAATATCTGAAGAAGGGCTCCAAGATCTATCTGGAAGGCCAGCTCCAGACCCGGAAATGGGAAGACCAGTCCGGCCAGGAGCGCTATACGACCGAGGTCGTTCTTCAGGGCTTCAATTCCACGCTGACCATGCTCGACGGCCGCGGCGGCGGGTCGGACGAGGGCATGGGCGCCTCGCGCGGCGGCGGCGATTTCGGCCAGTCCGGCCCGCTCGACCAGCAGTCCTCGCGCGGCCGCTCCAGCTTCTCCGAGGAGCTCGACGACGAGGTGCCGTTCTAG
- the uvrA gene encoding excinuclease ABC subunit UvrA, with product MTTDHSPQREPRKIISIQGAREHNLKNVSLELPRDELIVFTGLSGSGKSSLAFDTIYAEGQRRYVESLSAYARQFLEMMQKPDVDQIDGLSPAISIEQKTTSRNPRSTVGTVTEIYDYMRLLFARVGIPYSPATGLPIESQTVSQMVDRILALDEGTRLYLLAPIVRGRKGEYRKEFADLQKRGFQRVKVDGAFHEIDEVPALDKKFKHDIDVVVDRIVVRPDIGTRLADSLETALELAEGIAVAELADEEDEKGRKRRLIFSERFACPVSGFTIDEIEPRLFSFNNPFGACPRCDGLGTELQFEADLVVPDKSLSLRQGAILPWAKTGNTSPYYTQTLEAICRHFGASMSAPWDELPEAMRETILFGSGSEEIAFVYDDGLRSYKTTKTFEGVVRNIERRWRETDSSWVREELARYQSDHPCEACGGYRLKPQALAVKLAGLHIGEVSQMSIRTANDWFQALDATLTAKQREIATRILKEIRERLRFLVDVGLDYLTLSRTSGTLSGGESQRIRLASQIGSGLTGVLYVLDEPSIGLHQRDNERLLDTLRRLRDLGNTVIVVEHDEDAIRTADHVVDIGPGAGVHGGEIIAEGTPEEIMRAPASLTGQYLTGMMQVPVPRKRRKPKAKRSVRVTGARANNLKSVEATFPLGLFTCVTGVSGSGKSTLTIDTLYKAAARRLMGSREQPGEHDRVEGLEHLDKIIDIDQSPIGRTPRSNPATYTGAFTPIREWYAGLPEAKARGYGPGRFSFNVKGGRCEACQGDGVIKIEMHFLPDVYVTCDECGGKRYNRETLDIRFKDKSIADVLEMTVTEGKEFFKAVPQVRDKLVTLDRVGLGYIKIGQQATTLSGGEAQRVKLSKELSKRATGRTLYILDEPTTGLHFHDVAKLLEVLHHLVDQGNSVVVIEHNLEVIKTADWLIDLGPGGGDGGGEIVVAGTPETVAACERSHTGAFLKPILERAGATHEAAE from the coding sequence ATGACGACCGACCACAGCCCACAGCGCGAGCCGCGCAAGATCATTTCCATCCAGGGCGCGCGCGAGCACAATCTGAAGAACGTGTCGCTCGAATTGCCGCGCGACGAGCTGATCGTCTTTACCGGGCTGTCCGGCTCCGGCAAGTCTTCGCTCGCCTTCGACACGATCTATGCAGAAGGCCAGCGGCGCTATGTGGAATCGCTGTCGGCCTATGCCCGCCAGTTCCTGGAGATGATGCAGAAGCCCGATGTCGACCAGATCGACGGGCTGTCGCCGGCGATCTCCATCGAGCAGAAGACCACCTCGCGGAACCCGCGCTCCACGGTCGGCACGGTCACCGAGATCTACGACTATATGCGGCTGCTCTTCGCGCGCGTCGGCATCCCCTACTCGCCCGCGACCGGCCTGCCCATCGAGAGCCAGACGGTGAGCCAGATGGTCGACCGGATCCTCGCGCTCGACGAGGGCACGAGGCTCTATCTCCTCGCGCCCATCGTGCGCGGCCGCAAGGGCGAGTACCGCAAGGAGTTCGCCGACCTCCAGAAGCGCGGCTTCCAGCGCGTGAAGGTCGACGGCGCCTTCCACGAGATCGACGAGGTGCCCGCGCTCGACAAGAAGTTCAAACACGATATCGACGTGGTGGTCGACCGCATCGTGGTCAGGCCCGATATCGGCACGCGGCTCGCCGATTCGCTGGAGACGGCGCTGGAGCTGGCCGAGGGCATCGCGGTGGCCGAGCTCGCCGACGAGGAGGACGAGAAGGGCCGGAAACGGCGCCTGATCTTCTCCGAGCGCTTCGCCTGCCCGGTCTCCGGCTTCACCATCGACGAGATCGAGCCCAGGCTGTTCTCCTTCAACAATCCGTTCGGCGCCTGCCCGCGCTGCGACGGGCTGGGCACGGAGCTGCAATTCGAGGCCGACCTCGTCGTGCCCGACAAGTCGCTCAGCCTGCGCCAGGGCGCGATCCTGCCCTGGGCGAAGACCGGCAACACCTCGCCCTACTACACCCAGACCCTAGAAGCCATCTGCCGGCATTTCGGCGCCTCCATGTCGGCGCCCTGGGACGAACTGCCGGAGGCGATGCGCGAGACCATCCTGTTCGGCTCCGGCTCCGAGGAGATCGCCTTCGTCTACGATGACGGCCTGCGCAGCTACAAGACCACCAAGACCTTCGAGGGCGTGGTGCGCAATATCGAGCGGCGCTGGCGCGAGACGGACTCCTCATGGGTGCGCGAGGAGCTCGCGCGCTACCAGTCCGACCACCCTTGCGAGGCCTGCGGCGGCTACCGTCTCAAGCCCCAGGCGCTGGCGGTCAAGCTCGCCGGCCTTCATATCGGCGAGGTCTCGCAGATGTCGATCCGCACGGCCAATGACTGGTTCCAGGCGCTCGACGCGACGCTGACGGCAAAGCAGCGCGAGATCGCGACGCGCATCCTGAAGGAGATCCGCGAGCGGCTGCGCTTCCTGGTCGATGTCGGCCTCGACTATCTCACCCTGTCGCGCACCTCCGGCACGCTGTCGGGCGGCGAGAGCCAGCGCATCCGGCTCGCAAGCCAGATCGGCTCGGGCCTCACCGGCGTGCTCTACGTTCTCGACGAGCCGTCCATCGGCCTCCACCAGCGCGACAACGAGCGCCTGCTCGACACGCTGAGGCGCCTGCGCGACCTCGGCAACACGGTGATCGTGGTCGAGCACGACGAGGACGCGATCCGCACCGCCGACCATGTGGTCGATATCGGACCCGGCGCCGGCGTCCATGGCGGCGAGATCATCGCGGAGGGCACGCCGGAGGAGATCATGCGCGCGCCCGCGAGCCTCACCGGCCAGTATCTCACGGGCATGATGCAGGTGCCCGTGCCGCGCAAGCGCCGCAAGCCGAAGGCGAAGCGCTCGGTTCGCGTGACCGGCGCGCGCGCCAACAACCTGAAGAGCGTGGAGGCCACCTTCCCCCTCGGCCTGTTCACCTGCGTGACCGGCGTGTCCGGCTCCGGCAAGTCGACGCTCACCATCGACACGCTCTACAAAGCCGCCGCGCGCCGGCTCATGGGCTCGCGCGAGCAGCCCGGCGAGCACGACCGCGTGGAGGGGCTCGAGCATCTCGACAAGATCATCGATATCGACCAGTCGCCCATCGGGCGCACGCCGCGCTCCAACCCGGCCACCTATACCGGCGCCTTCACGCCGATCCGCGAATGGTATGCCGGCCTTCCGGAGGCGAAGGCGCGCGGCTACGGCCCGGGCCGGTTCTCCTTCAACGTCAAGGGCGGTCGCTGCGAGGCCTGCCAGGGCGACGGCGTGATCAAGATCGAGATGCACTTCCTGCCCGACGTCTATGTCACCTGCGACGAATGCGGCGGCAAGCGCTACAATCGCGAGACGCTGGACATCCGCTTCAAGGACAAGTCCATCGCCGACGTGCTGGAGATGACGGTCACGGAGGGCAAGGAGTTCTTCAAGGCCGTGCCGCAGGTGCGCGACAAGCTGGTGACGCTCGACCGCGTCGGGCTCGGCTACATCAAGATCGGCCAGCAGGCGACCACGCTGTCGGGCGGCGAGGCCCAGCGCGTGAAGCTCTCCAAGGAACTGTCGAAGCGCGCCACGGGCCGCACGCTCTACATTCTCGACGAGCCGACGACGGGCCTCCATTTCCACGACGTCGCCAAGCTTCTGGAGGTGTTGCATCACCTCGTGGACCAGGGCAACTCCGTGGTCGTGATCGAGCATAATCTGGAGGTCATCAAGACGGCCGACTGGCTGATCGATCTCGGCCCGGGCGGGGGCGACGGCGGCGGCGAGATCGTGGTCGCCGGAACGCCGGAAACGGTCGCGGCCTGCGAGCGGTCCCATACCGGCGCGTTCCTGAAGCCGATCCTCGAGCGCGCCGGCGCCACCCACGAGGCCGCGGAATAG